The Mastomys coucha isolate ucsf_1 unplaced genomic scaffold, UCSF_Mcou_1 pScaffold14, whole genome shotgun sequence genome window below encodes:
- the CUNH2orf66 gene encoding uncharacterized protein C2orf66 homolog: MSKVHLLLLLAALVLTSHIHGATLRNEDTWKPLSNPRNRELFFRSLQAYFKGRGLDLGNLPNTFMNEDPRPLSFGSEHIASAFADYEAQKNSLHNSYKG; the protein is encoded by the exons ATGTCCAAAGTACACCTCCTGCTGCTCTTGGCTGCCCTGGTACTGACCAGCCACATACATGGAGCCACACTGAGAAATGAAGACACGTGGAAGCCACTGAGTAACCCCAGAAACCGAGAACTG TTTTTCAGAAGCCTCCAGGCCTACTTTAAGGGTAGAGGACTTGATCTTGGGAACCTTCCAAATACCTTCATGAATGAGGACCCCAGACCTCTCTCTTTCGGGTCGGAACATATTGCTTCTGCATTTGCAGACTACGAAGCACAGAAAAACTCCCTCCATAATTCCTACAAAGGCTGA